A region of Sulfurimonas sp. DNA encodes the following proteins:
- a CDS encoding response regulator, translating to MKNISLYNKIFLVFVTTVMLSIGLIGWYGMKSTSDAYLDAAYRISQHSVKLLNIAIKKELERVPKDVLYKANFYALKKFLIWNSMGEDKKTKVWKQVFSDALVDFLQTQKTYFKARVIALDGQEIIKVEYNKEINRTVLFADAKLENKSSRDYVEKTKKFKKGEFYVSDMNLNIQDGVIQKPYTPVLRYATPIVNKNNKMVAIFIISFYAKNILDILEEQSTKDVENGISYFLIDKDSNYLYHKDKSKRWNRQLKNGETFFKDNFDIAKNFKNAENGSFTKNGKIYSFDKIYPLNLFSENYWYLVSSTEESVALLKLNDFKLIFMLLFVFVLFVGILIIRIFVLKITTPLTKVTAQLKALSDGEIQREHIKYDSNDEIGEIVKSTSKLVDAIETTIKQANAVADGNFTKDIKLLGKNDELGLAISRMTLRLKEITSLSQSLSLGNYDVKVIANNSEDKLGLALIDMVEYLKKITELTESIALGNIDVKYKAKSADDRLGRAILRMIKYLKTILKQANAISVEDFSSSIEIKSKNDELGTAIVKMTNMLSNSSVKNKNEIYFSEGIGDFSDKLAGISDTLELSKKAITMACRYVGAISGVLYTFDNEVKLLSLVASFAHTSESLSKKYKLGEGVVGQVGLEQKPISLTNIKDGDFDIHSGLILSKPKEVYTFPLLRDGKLFGVAQMMSFEGFNNIHKNYLSKAASIFATTIFSAAQNEKIKSLFEKSQKAFEELQTQSEELQESNVQMEQQQQQLTIQSKELKFKNDTLAEAKAEIDQRAQDLEKASKYKSEFLANMSHELRTPLNSIILLSKLLTQNQNDTLDDKDIKKSVVIHKAGNDLLLLINDILDLTKIESGKMELIYEKLQTSDLLSDMQGLFGALAKEKKLDFIINDNFNSTFLTDITKLSQVMKNLLSNAFKFTKKGIVSINIYIKDDILNVVVKDSGIGIPEDKLETIFEAFKQVDGSISREFGGTGLGLSISKNIMDILKGDISVISRLGEGSSFILSLPIKKDTQIKVKTSEKKEVLRVAEVESLSIIDNDNDEYCENEFSGKNILIVDDDSRNIFTLTSTLESMNAEVFSAFNGKEAIEILVEEEKIDMILMDIMMPIMDGLSAIKNIKADGKFKHIPIIAITAKTMPEDRNKCLDAGADDYLAKPLNHSALVSMIRAWIK from the coding sequence ATGAAAAATATTTCACTTTACAACAAGATCTTTTTAGTATTTGTCACTACTGTCATGCTCTCTATTGGTTTAATTGGTTGGTATGGTATGAAGAGTACCTCGGACGCTTACCTAGATGCAGCTTATAGGATTTCACAACATAGTGTAAAACTATTAAATATAGCGATAAAAAAAGAGTTAGAACGCGTACCAAAAGATGTACTTTATAAAGCTAATTTTTATGCGCTAAAGAAATTCCTTATTTGGAATTCTATGGGAGAAGATAAAAAAACTAAGGTATGGAAGCAGGTGTTTTCAGATGCTTTAGTTGATTTTTTGCAAACGCAAAAAACATACTTTAAGGCAAGAGTTATAGCTTTAGATGGACAAGAAATAATAAAGGTAGAGTACAATAAAGAAATAAATCGTACAGTGTTATTTGCAGATGCAAAGTTAGAAAATAAAAGTAGCAGAGATTATGTAGAAAAAACAAAAAAATTTAAAAAAGGTGAGTTTTATGTTTCAGATATGAATCTGAATATACAAGATGGTGTAATACAAAAACCATATACACCTGTTCTTCGGTATGCTACTCCTATTGTAAATAAAAATAATAAAATGGTTGCTATTTTTATAATTAGTTTTTATGCGAAAAATATTTTAGATATCTTAGAGGAACAAAGTACAAAAGATGTTGAAAATGGAATTTCTTATTTCTTAATAGATAAAGATTCTAACTATTTATACCATAAAGATAAATCTAAAAGATGGAATAGACAGTTGAAAAATGGTGAAACTTTTTTTAAAGATAACTTTGATATTGCAAAGAACTTCAAAAATGCAGAAAATGGTTCTTTTACAAAAAATGGGAAAATATATTCATTTGATAAAATCTACCCTCTTAATTTATTTAGTGAAAATTATTGGTATTTAGTCTCTAGCACCGAGGAGTCAGTTGCACTTTTAAAACTTAATGATTTTAAACTAATATTTATGCTTCTTTTTGTTTTTGTTCTTTTTGTAGGTATTCTAATAATTCGCATATTTGTTTTAAAAATTACAACTCCACTTACAAAAGTTACAGCTCAGTTAAAAGCACTATCAGATGGAGAGATACAAAGAGAGCATATAAAGTATGATTCAAATGATGAAATTGGAGAGATAGTAAAATCAACTTCAAAACTCGTAGATGCAATAGAGACTACTATAAAACAGGCAAATGCAGTAGCAGATGGAAACTTTACGAAAGATATAAAACTTTTAGGTAAAAATGATGAACTTGGTCTTGCTATCTCAAGAATGACTTTAAGATTAAAAGAGATAACTTCTCTTTCTCAAAGTCTTTCTCTTGGAAATTACGATGTAAAAGTAATAGCGAATAATTCAGAAGATAAACTAGGTTTGGCGCTTATTGATATGGTTGAGTACCTTAAAAAGATAACTGAACTTACAGAGTCTATTGCTCTTGGAAATATAGATGTCAAATATAAAGCTAAAAGTGCTGACGATAGGTTAGGTCGTGCAATTTTAAGAATGATTAAGTATTTGAAAACTATTTTAAAACAGGCAAATGCAATCTCTGTTGAAGATTTTAGTTCGTCAATAGAAATAAAATCAAAAAATGATGAACTGGGGACAGCGATTGTTAAGATGACTAATATGCTTAGCAATTCAAGTGTAAAAAATAAAAATGAAATTTATTTCAGTGAAGGTATTGGGGATTTTAGTGACAAGTTAGCAGGGATAAGTGACACCTTGGAATTATCAAAAAAGGCTATTACTATGGCTTGTCGATATGTTGGAGCTATTAGTGGTGTTTTATATACTTTTGATAATGAAGTAAAGCTTTTGAGCCTTGTAGCTTCTTTTGCACATACTTCAGAATCTCTTTCAAAAAAGTATAAACTAGGAGAAGGAGTAGTTGGACAAGTTGGATTAGAACAAAAGCCTATTTCGCTTACAAATATTAAAGATGGAGATTTTGACATACATAGTGGACTGATTCTTTCAAAACCAAAAGAAGTTTATACTTTTCCACTTTTGCGTGATGGTAAACTTTTTGGTGTTGCTCAAATGATGAGTTTTGAAGGTTTTAATAATATTCATAAAAACTATCTTTCAAAAGCTGCTTCTATTTTTGCAACAACTATATTTTCAGCTGCTCAAAATGAAAAGATAAAATCTCTCTTTGAAAAATCACAAAAAGCTTTTGAAGAGTTACAAACTCAAAGTGAAGAGCTTCAAGAATCAAATGTTCAGATGGAACAACAACAACAACAACTTACTATTCAGTCTAAAGAATTGAAATTTAAAAACGATACTTTAGCAGAAGCAAAAGCTGAGATTGACCAAAGAGCACAAGATTTAGAAAAAGCTTCAAAATATAAAAGTGAATTTTTAGCAAATATGAGTCATGAATTAAGGACACCTTTAAACTCTATAATACTACTTTCTAAACTTTTGACACAAAATCAGAATGATACTCTTGATGATAAAGACATCAAAAAATCAGTAGTTATTCATAAAGCAGGAAATGACTTACTGCTTCTTATAAATGATATACTAGATTTAACTAAGATAGAATCAGGGAAGATGGAATTAATTTATGAGAAGCTACAAACAAGTGATTTATTAAGTGATATGCAAGGACTTTTCGGTGCTTTAGCAAAAGAAAAAAAACTTGATTTTATAATAAATGATAACTTTAATTCCACATTTTTAACTGACATAACAAAGCTTTCCCAAGTCATGAAAAACTTGTTAAGTAATGCTTTTAAGTTTACAAAAAAAGGCATCGTAAGTATAAATATATATATAAAAGATGATATCTTAAATGTAGTTGTTAAAGATAGTGGAATAGGAATACCAGAAGATAAATTAGAAACTATATTTGAAGCATTTAAGCAAGTTGATGGAAGTATAAGTAGAGAGTTTGGTGGAACAGGACTTGGTCTTTCTATAAGTAAAAATATTATGGATATTTTAAAAGGAGATATTTCTGTTATTAGCCGACTTGGTGAAGGTTCTTCATTTATACTCTCTTTACCTATTAAAAAAGACACTCAGATCAAAGTTAAAACATCAGAAAAAAAAGAAGTTCTTAGAGTTGCAGAAGTGGAAAGTTTATCTATTATAGATAATGATAATGATGAGTACTGTGAAAATGAATTTAGTGGTAAAAATATACTGATAGTGGATGATGATAGCAGAAATATATTTACTCTTACATCGACATTAGAGAGTATGAACGCAGAAGTTTTTAGTGCTTTTAATGGGAAAGAAGCTATAGAAATATTAGTGGAAGAAGAGAAGATAGACATGATTTTAATGGATATTATGATGCCAATCATGGATGGTTTATCAGCTATAAAAAATATAAAAGCTGATGGTAAATTTAAGCATATTCCAATCATAGCAATTACTGCAAAAACCATGCCTGAAGATAGAAATAAATGTTTAGATGCTGGAGCAGATGACTATTTAGCAAAACCATTAAACCATAGTGCTTTAGTATCTATGATAAGAGCGTGGATAAAGTAG
- a CDS encoding TIGR02757 family protein, translating to MPSLLKQRLDLEVKKRNTSDEVSESNLDPILVAHRYKDPTISLVCALFAYGNVKQIVKFLDSLDFALLKKSDAEIEKSLQNHYYRFQKSKDVIALFIALKRLKKKDTLEDIFKDAYNKNKNVIEGIHALIQKIYSLYPHTSQGYNFLIGKISIKTKGSGALKRWMMFLRWMVRKDNIDMGLWKGIDKADLIMPLDTHTFNVSLKLGLLKRRTYDLQSAIELTKTLKKFDKKDPLKYDFALYRIGQEKIV from the coding sequence ATACCATCTTTACTAAAACAAAGGCTTGATTTAGAAGTTAAAAAAAGAAATACAAGTGATGAAGTATCGGAAAGTAACTTGGATCCTATTTTAGTTGCACATAGATATAAAGACCCTACAATTTCCCTTGTTTGTGCATTGTTTGCTTATGGAAATGTAAAACAAATAGTTAAATTTTTAGATTCTCTTGATTTTGCTTTATTAAAAAAAAGTGATGCAGAGATAGAGAAATCACTGCAAAATCACTATTATAGATTTCAAAAATCAAAAGATGTTATAGCACTTTTTATCGCTCTAAAACGACTAAAGAAGAAAGATACTTTAGAAGATATTTTTAAAGATGCTTATAATAAAAATAAAAATGTCATAGAAGGTATTCACGCTTTAATACAAAAAATATACTCATTATATCCGCACACTTCCCAAGGCTATAATTTTTTAATAGGTAAAATCAGTATAAAGACAAAAGGTTCAGGTGCGTTAAAACGATGGATGATGTTTCTTCGCTGGATGGTTAGAAAAGATAACATAGATATGGGTTTATGGAAAGGTATAGATAAAGCTGATTTAATAATGCCACTTGATACACACACATTTAATGTCTCCTTGAAATTAGGACTTTTAAAGAGAAGAACTTATGACTTGCAATCTGCAATTGAGTTGACAAAAACACTTAAAAAGTTTGATAAAAAAGACCCTCTAAAGTATGATTTTGCACTTTATCGTATAGGACAAGAGAAAATAGTATAA
- a CDS encoding RNA polymerase factor sigma-54 produces the protein MGALRQTQGVETKHKLSNTLRNWLPILHSSLGDLGAAMAPFVESNPVIEVESGYEEDFEKKIPKKVISGQISNSRTEQIEALTIQKKSLYEVLDEQIGKPLFPTPLSQDIAYFVVANLDEDGYYEGNSKDFCSLNNIYIEDFEKVRLRFAHIEPVGIGAKDLSESFLFQLDSSDISDEAYSLCVEVIKDMQVIHSYSNQKYFGEVMRVLSTFKNPPSIEYQEESAQVIPDLMIFFNDEDSIEIKLNDAYYPIINIDTNYAVKHEFITQKIKEAKSLVDALDMRRATLYKVGLMIIEYQYEFFTGGQIMPLTLKTLADEFGHNPSTISRAIANKYIACDRGVFAMKEFFTTAIDEDVSNAAIKEFLVGLVKQENREKPLSDMKLLDLIQDKFKVKMVRRTIAKYRKQLNIAGSSERKKLYHLY, from the coding sequence ATGGGAGCATTAAGGCAAACACAAGGCGTAGAAACAAAACATAAACTATCAAATACTCTACGAAATTGGTTGCCCATCTTACACTCTAGTTTAGGTGATTTAGGTGCAGCAATGGCTCCTTTTGTTGAGTCAAATCCTGTTATTGAAGTAGAATCTGGTTATGAAGAAGATTTCGAGAAAAAAATTCCTAAAAAAGTAATTAGTGGACAGATAAGTAACTCAAGAACAGAACAAATAGAAGCCTTAACAATACAGAAAAAATCACTCTATGAAGTTTTAGATGAACAGATAGGAAAACCACTGTTTCCTACTCCTTTATCACAAGACATAGCTTACTTTGTAGTCGCAAATCTAGATGAAGACGGTTATTATGAAGGTAATAGTAAAGATTTTTGTTCTTTAAATAATATATATATTGAAGATTTTGAAAAAGTACGCTTAAGATTTGCACATATTGAGCCAGTTGGCATCGGAGCTAAAGATTTATCAGAATCATTTTTGTTTCAGTTAGATAGTTCAGATATTAGTGATGAAGCTTACTCTTTATGCGTAGAAGTTATAAAAGATATGCAAGTTATACATAGTTATTCAAATCAAAAGTATTTTGGCGAAGTAATGAGGGTGTTATCAACATTTAAAAACCCTCCTTCCATAGAGTACCAAGAAGAATCCGCTCAAGTTATACCTGATCTGATGATTTTCTTTAATGATGAGGATTCAATAGAAATAAAACTAAACGATGCTTACTATCCGATTATAAATATAGATACAAATTATGCGGTAAAACATGAGTTTATAACTCAAAAAATAAAAGAAGCAAAAAGTTTAGTAGATGCGCTAGATATGAGACGTGCAACGCTTTATAAAGTTGGACTTATGATAATTGAATATCAGTATGAATTTTTTACAGGTGGTCAGATTATGCCATTAACTTTAAAAACTTTAGCAGATGAATTTGGACATAACCCATCTACTATTTCAAGAGCAATTGCTAATAAATATATAGCTTGCGATAGAGGTGTGTTCGCCATGAAAGAGTTCTTCACAACAGCAATAGATGAAGATGTCTCCAACGCAGCAATAAAAGAGTTTTTAGTAGGTTTAGTAAAGCAAGAAAATCGTGAAAAGCCACTTAGTGATATGAAACTTTTAGACCTTATACAAGATAAATTTAAAGTAAAAATGGTTCGAAGGACTATTGCAAAATATAGAAAACAGCTGAACATTGCAGGTTCTAGTGAAAGGAAAAAACTATACCATCTTTACTAA
- the lptB gene encoding LPS export ABC transporter ATP-binding protein, which produces MHTLKAVDLVKRIKDLEIVKGMSLEISSGEVVGLLGPNGAGKTTTFYMICGLVEASDGEVFFDGENLSKMPLHQRAIKGIGYLPQEASIFKDLSVEDNLMVAAQVNIKDKARQEERILELLDMFNIEPIRYRKGISLSGGERRRVEIARALVNKPKFLLLDEPFAGVDPIAVMDIQKVIKQLVSYDIGVLITDHNVRETLAVCDRAYVIKAGELLASGTSDEIGKNPDVRKYYLGEDFKL; this is translated from the coding sequence ATGCACACGCTTAAAGCAGTTGACTTAGTAAAAAGAATAAAAGATTTAGAAATAGTAAAAGGAATGAGCCTTGAAATAAGTAGTGGTGAAGTTGTTGGACTCCTTGGACCAAATGGAGCTGGTAAGACAACAACATTTTATATGATTTGCGGACTTGTAGAGGCTAGTGATGGTGAAGTTTTTTTTGATGGAGAAAATTTATCTAAGATGCCACTTCATCAAAGAGCTATTAAAGGTATAGGTTATTTGCCTCAAGAAGCTTCTATTTTTAAAGACTTGTCGGTTGAAGATAACTTAATGGTTGCTGCTCAAGTAAATATAAAAGATAAAGCAAGACAAGAAGAGAGAATTTTAGAACTTCTTGACATGTTTAATATAGAACCTATTCGTTATCGTAAAGGCATCAGTCTGAGTGGTGGAGAAAGGAGAAGGGTAGAAATAGCAAGAGCTTTAGTAAATAAACCAAAATTTTTACTTTTAGATGAACCTTTTGCTGGAGTTGATCCAATCGCTGTTATGGATATACAAAAGGTTATAAAACAATTAGTTTCTTATGATATCGGTGTATTAATAACTGACCATAATGTTCGTGAAACCTTAGCTGTTTGTGATAGAGCTTATGTTATTAAAGCAGGTGAGTTGTTAGCCAGTGGAACAAGTGATGAAATAGGAAAAAATCCAGATGTTCGAAAGTATTATTTAGGGGAGGACTTTAAGCTGTAA
- the tsaE gene encoding tRNA (adenosine(37)-N6)-threonylcarbamoyltransferase complex ATPase subunit type 1 TsaE — protein MINYQLKLDELHVIVEEISEKFKNGVIVLRGDLASGKTTLTKAFALHLGVSEDVTSPTFSLQQCYGDRVFHYDIYNHGLDHFISLGMLEELDRDGLHFVEWGDEKLVDILNSASINNLTIIIDANENNSRNYKVDYAHA, from the coding sequence ATGATAAATTATCAACTTAAATTAGATGAGCTTCATGTAATAGTGGAAGAAATTAGTGAAAAGTTTAAAAATGGAGTGATTGTTTTACGAGGAGACTTAGCATCTGGTAAGACAACATTAACAAAAGCTTTTGCTTTGCATCTAGGTGTTAGTGAAGATGTTACTTCACCTACTTTTTCACTTCAACAATGTTATGGAGATAGAGTTTTTCATTATGATATTTACAATCATGGGTTGGATCATTTTATATCCTTAGGGATGCTTGAAGAATTAGATAGAGATGGTCTCCATTTCGTGGAGTGGGGTGATGAAAAACTAGTAGATATATTAAACTCTGCTAGTATAAACAACTTAACAATTATAATAGATGCAAATGAAAACAATAGTAGAAACTATAAGGTAGATTATGCACACGCTTAA
- the trpD gene encoding anthranilate phosphoribosyltransferase: MIYDEAKKQFNSLFKQEMSEVQMRNFLVGITLDKNTCVEEIAAAAEVMREFSIPLPISEELCLKSMDIVGTGGDKIGSFNISSTVSVLVASAGVSVAKHGSRSVTSKSGSADMFEKLGVRLDLCLNNSAKLLEESGFTFMFAQNHHPAMRFIMPVRKTISEKTIFNILGPLTNPAGVNKSLLGVFDKAFVPKINEALKINGSTSAMVVSSKEGMDEISISDITYVSRLCEGKVHEFEIDPQEYGIRLVPLKAIVGGDASFNAGILHNIFNSQATDAQRDIVCINAAAAFMVDGYARDMQDGLEIAQKMIKTGKAKEKLKQIIEISNKL, from the coding sequence ATGATTTATGATGAAGCAAAAAAACAATTTAACTCTCTTTTTAAACAAGAGATGTCAGAAGTACAAATGAGAAATTTTTTAGTTGGAATAACATTAGATAAAAACACATGCGTTGAAGAAATTGCTGCTGCTGCTGAAGTTATGAGAGAATTTTCAATTCCTTTGCCAATAAGTGAAGAACTTTGTCTTAAATCAATGGATATAGTTGGAACTGGTGGAGATAAAATAGGTTCTTTCAATATATCTTCAACAGTCTCTGTATTGGTAGCATCTGCAGGAGTTAGTGTTGCGAAACATGGAAGTCGTTCTGTTACTTCAAAATCAGGAAGTGCTGATATGTTTGAAAAATTAGGGGTTAGACTTGACTTGTGTTTAAACAATAGTGCTAAACTATTAGAAGAGTCAGGTTTTACTTTTATGTTTGCACAAAATCATCATCCTGCTATGAGATTTATAATGCCAGTTAGAAAAACTATTAGTGAAAAAACAATATTTAATATTCTTGGTCCATTGACAAATCCTGCTGGTGTAAACAAATCACTTTTGGGAGTTTTTGATAAAGCTTTTGTACCAAAAATAAATGAAGCTCTAAAGATTAATGGTTCTACTTCAGCAATGGTTGTAAGTTCAAAAGAAGGCATGGATGAGATAAGTATAAGTGACATAACTTATGTGTCTAGACTTTGTGAAGGGAAAGTTCACGAATTTGAAATTGACCCACAAGAGTACGGAATAAGACTAGTCCCTCTTAAAGCAATAGTTGGTGGAGATGCATCTTTTAATGCTGGTATATTACACAATATTTTTAACTCACAGGCAACAGATGCACAAAGAGATATTGTTTGTATTAATGCTGCTGCAGCATTTATGGTGGATGGATATGCAAGAGATATGCAAGACGGACTAGAAATTGCACAAAAAATGATAAAAACAGGAAAAGCCAAAGAAAAGTTGAAACAAATCATAGAGATTTCAAATAAATTATGA
- a CDS encoding S4 domain-containing protein yields MRIDKFLNSVNITKRRSISQDMIANKVVFINEKVVKASKNIEVGDIININYLNEIKKYLVLKIPSTKSTPKSLQSEYIKELL; encoded by the coding sequence ATGAGAATAGATAAATTTTTAAATTCAGTAAACATAACAAAAAGACGCTCTATATCACAGGATATGATTGCTAATAAGGTTGTTTTTATAAATGAAAAAGTAGTTAAAGCAAGTAAAAATATTGAAGTTGGAGATATTATAAATATAAACTATTTAAATGAAATAAAAAAATATTTAGTTTTAAAGATTCCATCAACAAAATCAACTCCAAAATCACTTCAAAGTGAATATATAAAGGAACTGTTATGA
- a CDS encoding YgiQ family radical SAM protein, which translates to MVFKEKDFLPTTRVEMDARGWDYCDVILVSGDAYIDSPFIGVAMVGRMLEKLGYKVGMIGQPDIKSPDDIMRLGEPKLYWGVSGGSVDSMVSNYTATRKFRNSDDYTPGGKNDKRPDRALSVYCNLIRRYFKGSVPIVLGGIEASLRRVTHYDYWVNKLKKPILFDSKADILIYGMGEIALEELTRAISLGEDYRDIRGVSYISKEPKHEYIQLPSHQECLDDKEKYIDLFDYFYDNNDPISATGLCQSVDSRFLIQNPPCDYLDEQEMDANSNLPFTRELHPYYAKMGKVKCLETIKFSIMTHHGCWGECNFCAIGVHQGRTIRTRTEGNILQEAKDFNKYKDYKGIISDVGGPTANMYGYECGKKLKKGTCDDIRCVDADRLCKVMHVDHGRNINLLRKVREVEGVRKAFVASGVRYDLITADKKHGYSYLKEMVQHHISGQMKVAPEHTQQHVLELMGKPGKETLVDFKKMYDKLNKEEGKNQFLTYYLIAAHPGCEEKDMHELKRFTTDELKMNPEQAQVFTPTPGTYSAVMYYTELDPKTRKKIFVEKDTKRKEKQKQIVVKKDSFSSGFAS; encoded by the coding sequence ATTGTTTTTAAAGAAAAAGATTTTTTACCAACAACTAGAGTTGAAATGGATGCTAGAGGTTGGGATTATTGTGATGTAATTCTTGTTAGTGGAGATGCATATATAGACAGCCCATTTATAGGTGTTGCTATGGTTGGACGGATGCTTGAGAAATTAGGCTATAAAGTTGGAATGATAGGTCAGCCTGATATAAAAAGTCCTGATGATATTATGAGACTAGGTGAGCCTAAACTATACTGGGGTGTTAGTGGTGGAAGTGTTGATAGTATGGTGTCTAACTATACTGCAACAAGAAAGTTTAGAAATTCAGATGATTATACGCCTGGTGGAAAAAATGATAAGCGTCCAGATAGAGCCTTAAGTGTTTACTGTAACTTAATTAGAAGATATTTTAAAGGTTCTGTTCCTATAGTCCTTGGAGGGATAGAAGCATCTCTAAGAAGAGTAACTCACTATGACTATTGGGTCAATAAACTAAAAAAACCTATTTTATTTGATTCAAAAGCTGATATTTTGATTTATGGGATGGGTGAAATAGCTCTAGAAGAACTAACTCGTGCAATTTCCTTAGGGGAAGATTATAGAGATATAAGGGGTGTTAGTTATATTTCAAAAGAGCCTAAACATGAATATATACAACTTCCATCGCATCAAGAATGTTTAGATGATAAAGAGAAGTATATAGACTTATTTGATTATTTTTATGATAACAATGACCCTATTAGTGCAACAGGACTTTGTCAGAGTGTTGATAGTCGTTTTCTTATTCAAAACCCTCCTTGTGATTACTTAGATGAGCAGGAAATGGATGCAAATTCTAACTTGCCTTTTACTAGAGAACTCCACCCATACTACGCAAAAATGGGAAAAGTAAAATGTTTAGAAACAATAAAATTTTCTATCATGACACATCATGGATGCTGGGGAGAGTGTAATTTTTGTGCTATTGGTGTTCATCAAGGAAGAACTATTCGTACTCGTACAGAGGGAAATATACTCCAAGAAGCTAAAGACTTTAACAAATACAAAGATTACAAAGGCATCATAAGTGATGTTGGTGGTCCTACTGCAAATATGTATGGCTATGAGTGTGGTAAAAAGCTTAAAAAAGGTACATGTGATGATATACGATGTGTAGATGCTGATAGACTTTGTAAAGTTATGCATGTTGACCATGGAAGAAATATAAACCTTTTAAGAAAGGTTCGAGAAGTAGAAGGTGTGAGAAAAGCTTTTGTAGCATCTGGAGTCCGTTATGACTTGATTACGGCAGATAAAAAACATGGTTACTCGTATTTAAAAGAGATGGTTCAGCATCATATATCTGGACAGATGAAAGTCGCACCCGAACACACTCAACAACATGTTTTAGAACTAATGGGAAAACCTGGTAAAGAAACGCTGGTTGATTTTAAAAAGATGTATGACAAACTAAACAAAGAAGAGGGTAAAAATCAATTTTTAACTTACTACCTTATTGCCGCTCATCCGGGCTGTGAAGAAAAAGATATGCATGAGTTAAAGCGTTTTACAACTGATGAGTTAAAGATGAATCCTGAACAAGCTCAGGTTTTTACACCAACTCCTGGTACATACTCGGCAGTTATGTACTACACAGAGTTAGATCCCAAAACTCGTAAAAAGATATTTGTAGAAAAAGACACAAAAAGAAAAGAAAAACAAAAACAGATTGTTGTTAAAAAAGACAGCTTTTCTAGTGGATTTGCTTCGTAA